The sequence TCGGCAGCTTCGGTGTGGGTTGAGAATGTCCTAGAGGAACTCGACGAACCTGGGGAATGGGTGATCAACACTCAAACTCGCAAGATCTATTTGTGGCCGTCTGATCCCGGTCCGGATGGATCTCCGCAGGGGATTTTGGCGCCGATGACCAGCGAACTGATTCGTGTCGAAGGCGAAATCGACTTCAAGGGCCCCGCCGACACTCCGGTACATGGCATTGCTTTCTCGGGACTCACATTTTCCCATGCGGATCGCTGGGCATGGACAAGCGCCGAGGCTGTTTCGGGCTGGGGACTGCAGCATGCTTGGGACGTGTTCGACAAACCCACTGCGTTGCTTCGGTTTCGGGGAGCCGAAGATTGCCAAATAACGGGCTGCCGTTTCATCAATTCGGGCGGATCGGGTGTGCGTCTCGACCTGCATGCTCAGCGAAACCGCATCACGGATTCGGAGTTCGCCTATCTAGGCGAAGCCGGGATTCTGCTGGTCGGCTATGGGCTGGGCACCAAAGACGTCAATCATCATAACGACATCGTCAACAACCACATCCATCACTTCAGTGAAATCACATGGCAATCCCCAGGCCTATGGGCGTGGCAAAGTGGGCATAACAGAATTTCACACAACGAGTTGCACCATAGCGGCTATTGCGCAGTGGTGATCAGCACTCGCCAAGGCGGCAACCGGACCGTGCGTCGACACGAACTGGATCAGCCCGACGCAGGCAAGAGGCGTGGTGGTTATGAAAATTGGAAGCTTCGCGAGAAGTACCTCCATTCCCGACACAATCTCTTCGAGTTCAATGAGATCTCACATTCGGTGCAGTTGCTTTCCGATGGCAACGGCATCTATGTCTCGGGAACAGGGACAGGCAATCTCATTCGCTACAACTACTTGCACGACAACCGAGCACATTCACTGCCAGCCGCCATTCGTTGCGATGACGACCAGCATGAAACGCTGATCTATGGGAACGTCCTCTATCAAAATGGCGGCCATGCCGCTGCGATCGCGTCGAAAGGCAAGAACGACATCATCAATAACTTCATTGTCGATCAGGCGGTGGTTCCCCGAAAAGGGTACATCAGCTTTGAATGGGTTCCGGTAACCGGATCGAAGGTCGAGCGGAACATCGTTATCGCTCATCCCGACGGTGGCCTTGCCCATTCGGAAACGATTCGACGAGGCCAGACCACGGAAGGTCCCTTGATCACTTCAACGGAGATGGACTCCAACCTGTATTACCATCCAACCAATCCCAAATGGATGAACGAGCATTTTGAGAGAATGCGTGAGGTGGGGAAGGAACAGGCCAGTCTTGTTGGTGATCCGTTATTCATTGATCCGACGTCGGGAGATTTTGGATTTCAGCCTGGCAGTCCCGCTTTGGCTTTGGGGATCGAACCGCTGGATGTCTCAAAGATGGGCCGATCAAACAATCATTCTTCGGATGGACTGTGATCATTGGTGTGTGTAGTGAGAAGACTTTCGCAAACATAGGAAGAGTAATGAATCGTAGAGTAGCAGCCATTTTGCTGTCGATCGTATCGCTGGTTTCAAGTGTTCCGTTGACGGCATTCGGCGAAACAGAACAAGACGCCAGTTCAGCAAGTGCCGCAACAGGACCGGGCCACTATCCCGCGTTCAGCTGGGACACGATCCCCTTGTACATGCACATGCGGAAGTCCACCGCATTTACACAGAAGGAGATTGACTACCTAGCAGGCTTCCCACTGATCACCCTTGAAAAAACAACAGGCAGTCGAACCTATGGATCGTCTGAGGATGGATCGCGTCAGGCGGCCCAGGCCATCAAAGCCGTCAACCCGAAGGCCAAGGTGTTGTACTACCGCAATGTGATGTGCAATTACAGCAGCTACAAGGTGAATGAAGGTCTTCAAGGAATCCCTGGTGCCTTCCTGGTGGGGCGAGATGGCAATCGGAAACTGCATCGTGGTGCGAGGGAAGTCTACGACCTTTCCAATCCGGCTTTGCGTGAATGGTGGTTGGATCATTGCGTAGAAATGTCCAATTACGATGAGATCGACGGCCTTTTTCTAGACGGCAACATCAAGGCCCTCGAACCGGAATTCCTACGTAAAGAAATCGGTCCAGAAAAAAAGCAGAAAGTTGCAGAAGGCTATGCTGTCATGATGAAGGACCTGAAAGACAGGACCCCCTCAGACAAACTACTCGTGGCCAATATTATCCGTGCGAGATTGCCGGACTCGGGTTTGGACTATCTACAGTACTTTGACGGATCGTATCTGGAAGGCGTCGAAAGCGAAGCCAACGGTCTAACGCGACTGGAGTATTTGACCAAAGGCATTGCCGCAGTCCAGAAAGCCGCCCGCGATGGAAAAATCATCTGCATGTCGCTGGGACTGGGGAGGTCCGCGTCGGGAGGGTTAAGGATCGATGATTCCCGTAAGAGATTGGCCCCCGGGGCAAATGCGCAAACACGACTGGAGTATTGCCTGGCACTTTTCTTGATTTGTGCTGAGAAGTACAGCTATGTCTATCCGCACGATGGATACAGCGTCAATGGGAACGACAGTGCTGTCTGGCTAGAACGCTTCGCCGAATACGATCGACCGCTAGGGCCTCCCAAAGGACCAGCTACCCAGGAAGGATACACGTACGCTCGAGAATTTGAGTCCGCAAACGTCTTCTTGGATATTCAGAAACAGAAGGCAAAGATCACATGGAAACGGACACCATGAAATCACTAATGCCGCCTTGTCAACTTGGGTTGGGGATCGCGCCGTTGGCTGACAACAGCGTCGTTTCCCCGTGCCCCTGAACGATCCGATGAATGGTCGCGTGTTGCTTGGCAGTGAAGACAAGTGCTTTGAGCCGAAGGACTTTCAGCCGAAATTTGTCTGAAACATCACTCTGAAGTATTTGTGCTCCAAGACAATCTACGATTTTGATCGACGAACAGCCTGAGCCCCGCAGCAACTGCAAACACTGCAACTTCGACAGGCGTTAGCTTGGCAGCGTCGCGTTGTGATAGATGTCCTGCACGTCGTCACAGTCATTGAGCATGCCGATGAACTTCTCGAACATCGCGACGTCATCCGCAGGGATCTCGGCGTTGGTTTGTGGGATGAACGAGATTTCATCGACGACGAGTGACGTTTCCGGATACGATTCCAGAATCGCCTGCTTGGCTTTCGCATACTCCGTCGTGGGCGCGAAGACAAGAATCTGGTCCTCTTGGCTTTCCACGTCCGTCACGTCCACCTCGGCCATTAACAATGCTTCGAGTACTTCGTCAACGGATGGGCCATCAAAGGCGAACACGGCCAGATGATCGAATGAGTGAGAGACTGAACCGGGAGCTCCGAATTTAGAGCCTGTTTTCGAAAAACAGTTTTTGACATCGGTGATTGTCCGCATGTTGTTGTCGGTCAAGCAGTCAATGATGACCGCGCAACCACCGGGACCAAAGCCTTCGTACCTTGCCGCAACATAATCTTCGCCTCCAACACCCTTGGCTTTTTCGAGAGCTCGGTCGATCACGTGGGCAGGAACCTGATCTCGCTTAGCTTTGTCGATCAGTGCTCGCAGCGACGAGTTATTCGCAGGGTCCGCGCCACTGTTCTTGGCCATCACATAGATTTGTTTTCCGTATTTCGAATAGACTTTCGTCTTCTGGCCAGCCGTTTTGGCCATCGACACCTTACGAACTTCGAAACTTCTGCCCATCGCTAATGACTCGTGTTGGATTGAATCGGAAAACCTTCAGCCCAATAGCGTATCTTTGAAAAGATCGAGATGGCAGTCCCCCAAAATCGGGAAGCCATCAGGTCAAACCGCGGCACGTTCGATAGCGGGAAAAGACCAAAAGAACCTGGACATCCGCGTTCAACAACGCCTCTGAATTCGATCGCACTCAAATCGCTCATGCCTGACGAACGAGCGAGTATCACTTTCGTCTTGCCGCCTCAAATTCGGTCGATGTGATGTTCCCGTCGCCGTTGGAGTCCATCTTGGCGAACATTCGCTCGGCGTTGCCGATGGCTTCGGCTCGCGACAGGATGCCGTCGCCATTACGATCAATTTCTTGAGAATGGCCTTTCAGAAAGCCGCCCATTGCACTGCGGGAACCGCCGCGGGCGTTCAATTCAGATTCGCTTAGCTGGCCATCGTCGTTCGCATCGTATCCAGCAAAGGCTTTTGTCGCCTCGCCCACAATTTCATCGCGGCTAATCACCTTGTCTTTGTCCAAATCAATTTCATCAGCATGGACCAGAATCCAAGGTTGCCTTGGCCCCTCACCGGGTTGCGGTCCACGTCGTCCGCCCGTTCGATCGGAAGCTCCGATTCCTCGACGACCACCACGTTGCTTGGCTCGTTGGTTACCGCGTTGATTGGATTGAGCCGGACCGTTTTGTCCGCGAAGCGGTTCCGCATCGCGGCGGCCGTCGCCTGCGCCGCCTCGCTGACGTGGTGTGTAGGTTTCAGTGGTTGTGCCTTGAGGTGAAACAAAGTGGAAAGTTGCCGATCCATCCTCGGCAACCGTGTACTCGACGGACCTCTTGTCACCCCTGACGTCATAATGCACGACGTAGCTGTCAGGCGTCGGATTCTCGTAACCCGTAATCTTCGCACCTTTCAACCCTGTTAGTGCCGGCCGCAGTGATTGGGCACGCGGTTGCGGATCGACTTGCCCTTCTCGCTCGATGACCTCACCGTAGAAACCTCCGTTGAGATACGGGTAGGTCTTTGTCGCGTGGTAGTGATACCTGCCGTCGGGTCCTTGGTGACCGTTGAGCCAGTCGAGGTCCGTTGGTGGCTTGCCGTTGGGATCGTTGTAACCGTAGATCGGGTAGCCATCCAATGCAACGGCGATCGCATTGCCCGCCCCAACGATTTTTTCGAGATGCACGGGTGCGATGTGATAGTGATAGTCGTCCGCCCGTCCGCAATGCCCGCCCCACTGATCGAGCTCGCCGGCGAGCAGCGTGTCGGTCTTGCCATCATTCTTGATCGGATTGAAAATAGGAACTCCGTTGACGGCCACCGCGATCGCGCCACGAAAGAAGTGCGACTTTGCCGACATCGGATTCTTCGCCGGAACAGGATGCAGTGGGATCTGCCAAGCGTTGTCGCCGGTGTAGCTCTTGGGCAGTGGAACTTGTTGCTGCCAAGCGGTGATGCCGATCATCATTGGGTGGTCTGGCATCCCATTGGACTCAACGAACAGAAAGTCTTGGGTTGATCGAACTTTGACTGTTCTTTCAAACGGTCGAAAGAGCTCGGCTATTGCGGACGCGGCGGTCGCAGATTCTTGAAACACGACAAGGTGTTGCTGGCGTGGTTCCGTGTTTAGGCGAACGATCTCCTGTTGTGTGGCGGACGAAGGCGCGTGTGAATGACCTTCATGAGCGTTGGCCATGGATGCCATCAGCCCCAATATGCCAGTGTAGAAAAGCGTCTTCATAGTGTGCCTTGGTGGTTTGGAGAGCGTGGTGAAAGATTGTTGATCCTGTCTTGGCTACTTGAGTGTTTCGTCGGCATTGCGGGGCGAGCCCCTCTTAGGTGACCGTCCACGTTGCCCTTGTTGCCTGCTTTGTCGTCCCGATGCCCCTCGCGGTCCGCGATTAAAACCAAACGTGCTTGATCCCATATTCGCTGGCTTCAAGTCGATCGTGTATCGCTGAGTCAGCGCTTTGCACATCGTGTCCGTGCAGCCGAAATAATGCATTGCAATTTCGATCGAGCCTCCTGGACCTTTACCTTCGATGTCCACCCAAAACTGCCGGGGTTCAACGTCCTTGTCACCATCGCCGCGTTTGGCACTCGCTTGGTCGGGCGTTGCTTTGATTCCGGGTGGTAGCGTTAACGAGAACTTCATCGGTTCGGTCAGATTGTTCCAATGCACGCCGTGGATCGGATCAGGATAGAACCCAAGAAAGAGCCGTCCCGTGCCGGTCTGAAGCAGGTTCGAATCGGCTTCCGCTCGAAGCTTCACGTAGTAGGTTGATGAGGGGTCATGGGGTGTCGTCGAGAGAATGACGAGTCCATCAGGGCGTGCGACACGGGTGTCGGAATCAACGTTTGGAGGTGTTCGCTGACGCGTCAGACGAGGAAGACTGAGGTCGCTGGCAAGCGTCGGACGATCCACTTTCCCGGCAAACTTGACCAATGCCTTACGCAATGCAGGGCCGTCCAAATGGTCGGCAGCAAAAGCGATGTCACCTTCGGGTGAAATGACAAACATCGAATTGTTGGCTGAGTGAAGCCCATCACGAATCTGATTGTCGATCGTGTCAGCAATCCAAGGGACTTTCGTCCCCAACACTCGTCGTGCTTCGGCGAGTTGCAGCAAACGCTCGTTGATGTTCTGCGCTTCGACATAGCCATTTAGTTCTGGATGCCTTAGCGACTTGTAAAAGTAGAAAAACTGAACGCCTTTCGCCGCATAATCTCGGCTTGCAGCTTCAATTTCTGGATAGCCGCGGTGAAATTGCGGGCAGGTCAAGCAGCCAGCAACCAACACCGTTACCTTCCCCTGGCAAAGTTCACGAAGTTTAAGTTTCGTTCCATCCGCGGAGTACGCATCCAAGTTAGGTAACGCAACATTCGACAACGCACCACCACGTTGCCCGCTACCGTATCGGTGCATAGTGGTTGGGGATGCGTCGCGTCCTTGAGCGGTGGCGAGCTTCCCGCAACCCCAAATGGAGATGGCAACAAGAGTCCAAAGAAGCGATTGGGGAGTTAGCGCCGGCTTCATCGAGATAACCACTGCAGGATGATGAGTTTGGTAGTCGGGTTAGATTCGGTCTGTTGTCAATTCGCGTGCGGCCGAACGGTATTCCGGCAAACGTTGCTTTAGAACAAGCGTTCTCTTATCGGGACGGTTTTCGTCTACCACCGCCAGCGCCTGCATTGCCGCCTGCCCCACCGCGTCGACTGCCACCACCTTGAGGCACCACGTCCGACAGCCCGCGAAAGTCAGGACGGGTTTGCCCATCCGGTGGCGACTTCACGACCGTGCGAAACAAAACGAGGTTGTCGAGCTTCACGTCATCGGACCAAATGAACTTGGCTCCCTTGAAGTCATGCTCATAAAATGGCGTTTTGGGGCCGACCTCGTCTTCGGTGAACTCTTTCGCGTTTGCCCAGTCACTGTCATCGAAGTCGACGGCAAACCAGTCCTTGGGAAGCGGGATAGTTTCAACGCGTGGGCTTTTTGTATCGCCATTGATCGGCCCCCAAGAAAACTTCTTCGCTTTCCAAGTTGCATTCGTCACCGTGCCGTCCCCCAGCTTCAGAATCAAACCACCATCGCCGATGCTGGTGTTTGCGTATTCCATTCCCGTTGCAGGGTCGGCGTTGTCGATGCCCATGACGGCGATCGTCATTGGATAGGCAGGCAAGACATCCACCGAGACCACGTTATGCGGAACAAACGCGATGGAATCGACGGCGACGAGTTCACCATTGATGTACAACTTGAATGAGTTATCCGCATAAACGTTGACCCGGATGGTGTCATCGATGCGGGGCTTACGTGGCGGTTGCTGGGCGTGGGAAGTTGCCCCCGCGGTGAACGCCAATAAAATCGCGAGCAAGAAAATTCGCTTCATGAATATGCCTTCGTTGTCAGCAAGGTGAGTGGTGTCTTGTCATTGCGTAAGCATGTAGGAATACGTCACGTCACCGTTTCGTTGGTTCCTGCGTGCGTCTGTTGGAAGGATGGACCTGACATAGTCAACGCGAGCGGAATCGCCGTTCACGCGAACCCGAACATGCCCGCTACTGCCTTGGATGTCGCCGCTGAGATAGCCGTACTCTTTTGCGCTCTTCGTGCCGGATCGAGGATGGCCAGGTTGCGGAACAAGTTGATAGACGATGCCATCAAGGTCTTGTTTAATGAACATGTGGTCGTGGCCATGGAAAACCACGTCCACCCCGTGCTCAACCAACAATTGGTGAATGGTCTTTGGCCAGTCAGGACGATTCTTAGCAAACTCGTCTGTGCCTGTCGCTCCCCTGCCGCCCCACTCCCAAAACGGTGCCGCTTCGACTCCGCCACGCTGATTGCGATCGCTTCCGCCAACCAAGTGATGCAGAAAAACGAACCGCAACTTCGCTTTACTTTGTTCCAAAGATCGTGTTAACCACCGGTATTGGTGATCGCCAAGAGTCCAGCCCCA is a genomic window of Neorhodopirellula lusitana containing:
- a CDS encoding right-handed parallel beta-helix repeat-containing protein → MTKRKRTDLLLMSVMLTLLVASSVTAQGTTLKIYVSVNAEADADGSLENPYGSLPAAVEAVKALRKTGHTEPAVIHLREGRHQLNQTLVLGRADGNPAAANVSELPKHGAGKSSERAYLTFAAYPGESPVVSAGVPVTGWKPLSSAPAEVPSNAVDKIWVADMPAGLERFYTLYDSQGRLNRARGEGFLPTENGDARTLHFPKGTLKNWSNLDDVEIQVRPGVAYEINMLPLASVNESTGVAKTGVAAAGRIGNLPPYLLQLMGDSAASVWVENVLEELDEPGEWVINTQTRKIYLWPSDPGPDGSPQGILAPMTSELIRVEGEIDFKGPADTPVHGIAFSGLTFSHADRWAWTSAEAVSGWGLQHAWDVFDKPTALLRFRGAEDCQITGCRFINSGGSGVRLDLHAQRNRITDSEFAYLGEAGILLVGYGLGTKDVNHHNDIVNNHIHHFSEITWQSPGLWAWQSGHNRISHNELHHSGYCAVVISTRQGGNRTVRRHELDQPDAGKRRGGYENWKLREKYLHSRHNLFEFNEISHSVQLLSDGNGIYVSGTGTGNLIRYNYLHDNRAHSLPAAIRCDDDQHETLIYGNVLYQNGGHAAAIASKGKNDIINNFIVDQAVVPRKGYISFEWVPVTGSKVERNIVIAHPDGGLAHSETIRRGQTTEGPLITSTEMDSNLYYHPTNPKWMNEHFERMREVGKEQASLVGDPLFIDPTSGDFGFQPGSPALALGIEPLDVSKMGRSNNHSSDGL
- a CDS encoding YHYH protein produces the protein MPDHPMMIGITAWQQQVPLPKSYTGDNAWQIPLHPVPAKNPMSAKSHFFRGAIAVAVNGVPIFNPIKNDGKTDTLLAGELDQWGGHCGRADDYHYHIAPVHLEKIVGAGNAIAVALDGYPIYGYNDPNGKPPTDLDWLNGHQGPDGRYHYHATKTYPYLNGGFYGEVIEREGQVDPQPRAQSLRPALTGLKGAKITGYENPTPDSYVVHYDVRGDKRSVEYTVAEDGSATFHFVSPQGTTTETYTPRQRGGAGDGRRDAEPLRGQNGPAQSNQRGNQRAKQRGGRRGIGASDRTGGRRGPQPGEGPRQPWILVHADEIDLDKDKVISRDEIVGEATKAFAGYDANDDGQLSESELNARGGSRSAMGGFLKGHSQEIDRNGDGILSRAEAIGNAERMFAKMDSNGDGNITSTEFEAARRK
- a CDS encoding putative glycoside hydrolase; the encoded protein is MNRRVAAILLSIVSLVSSVPLTAFGETEQDASSASAATGPGHYPAFSWDTIPLYMHMRKSTAFTQKEIDYLAGFPLITLEKTTGSRTYGSSEDGSRQAAQAIKAVNPKAKVLYYRNVMCNYSSYKVNEGLQGIPGAFLVGRDGNRKLHRGAREVYDLSNPALREWWLDHCVEMSNYDEIDGLFLDGNIKALEPEFLRKEIGPEKKQKVAEGYAVMMKDLKDRTPSDKLLVANIIRARLPDSGLDYLQYFDGSYLEGVESEANGLTRLEYLTKGIAAVQKAARDGKIICMSLGLGRSASGGLRIDDSRKRLAPGANAQTRLEYCLALFLICAEKYSYVYPHDGYSVNGNDSAVWLERFAEYDRPLGPPKGPATQEGYTYAREFESANVFLDIQKQKAKITWKRTP
- a CDS encoding YebC/PmpR family DNA-binding transcriptional regulator, which gives rise to MGRSFEVRKVSMAKTAGQKTKVYSKYGKQIYVMAKNSGADPANNSSLRALIDKAKRDQVPAHVIDRALEKAKGVGGEDYVAARYEGFGPGGCAVIIDCLTDNNMRTITDVKNCFSKTGSKFGAPGSVSHSFDHLAVFAFDGPSVDEVLEALLMAEVDVTDVESQEDQILVFAPTTEYAKAKQAILESYPETSLVVDEISFIPQTNAEIPADDVAMFEKFIGMLNDCDDVQDIYHNATLPS